Genomic window (Cytophagales bacterium):
ATTAGCTTGTTAGTTTTTACTAAAAAAGATTATGAAAAATTTTCTAACAAAGATAAATAAATCAGCATTACTAATATTGTTACCTGCAATATTACACGCCCAGGATGAGAAGGCAATAAAACGATTACAGAACGAGGCAAAAGAACACTTCCGTATTGAAGAATTTAATAATGCCTTGCCTTTGTTTTTACAGCTTGACAGTATTTTTCCTAATAATCCTGAATATAATTATGGTATCGGGGTTTGTTATCTGAATTCAAACTATAAGTCGTATGCATCGCATTACCTGGAGGCTGCAAAAAACCTGTCTAACGTCCCGGGTACTCAGGACGGGCAGGAAGGACTGAATTATTCCGAACCGGAATTAAATTACTACCTTGGTAAAGCCTACCATTTTGATCATCATTTTGATAAAGCGGTCAAAACGTTCCAGGAATACATACAAACCCTCAATCCTGATGATCATGAAAGAATGGAAGAAGTAAACCGTTACATCGGGCAATGCCATGTTGGTAAAAAATTAGTAGCAAATCCTCTCAATGTCACCATTAAGAATATTGGTAAGGTTATCAATAGCCGTTATGCTGATTACGTACCGGTGATCTCTGCTGATGAAACAATGCTTCTTTTCACTTCAAGAAGAGATAATACCACGGGAGGGGTGATTGATGAAGTAGATAACCAATATTTTGAAGATATATACCTTTCTTATAACGAAAATGACCAGTGGTCTGAACCTCAAAATTTGCCAATAAATACGAATACACATGATGCCTGTATTGCCCTGTCTCCTGACGGACATAAGCTTTTTACGTATAAACCTAATGTAAAAAGGGGTGCAAGATCAGGTGACATTTATGAGAGCGAATTGACCGGCAAAGAATGGTCAACACCAAAGAGGCTGGAAGGGGAAGTAAACTCCAAAGGATGGGAGCCGAGCTGTAGTATTTCTGCCAATGAAAAAAAACTTTACTTTTCATCTGACAGACCAGGTGGATATGGAGGAAGGGATATTTATGTGTCTAAGAAGCTGCCAGATGGCACATGGGCTAAACCCATAAATATTGGCCCTAAGATCAACACGCCCTACGATGAAGACGCCCCTTTTATCCACCCTGACGGAAAAACACTTTATTTCAGTTCTAAAGGTCACGAAGGTATGGGAGGTTTTGATATTTTTACATCTATTTATCCTGTCTCTGATAATTTGATGGATGTCCAGGGAATCCTTAGTGAGGACACCTTAGATTGGTCTGATCCTTTAAACATTGGCTATCCCATCAATACAGCAGGAGACGATATTTATTTTGTCTGGTCTGCTGACGGGAAAAGGGGATATTTTTCCTCGGTTAGGGAAGATAGCTATGGGGATAAGGACATCTACATGGTTTACAGGCCTGAAGCTAAAGTTGCCCTGATCGTTTTCAAAGGAAGGGTGCTGGATGCTGACGCCCAAAATCCAATT
Coding sequences:
- a CDS encoding OmpA family protein produces the protein MKNFLTKINKSALLILLPAILHAQDEKAIKRLQNEAKEHFRIEEFNNALPLFLQLDSIFPNNPEYNYGIGVCYLNSNYKSYASHYLEAAKNLSNVPGTQDGQEGLNYSEPELNYYLGKAYHFDHHFDKAVKTFQEYIQTLNPDDHERMEEVNRYIGQCHVGKKLVANPLNVTIKNIGKVINSRYADYVPVISADETMLLFTSRRDNTTGGVIDEVDNQYFEDIYLSYNENDQWSEPQNLPINTNTHDACIALSPDGHKLFTYKPNVKRGARSGDIYESELTGKEWSTPKRLEGEVNSKGWEPSCSISANEKKLYFSSDRPGGYGGRDIYVSKKLPDGTWAKPINIGPKINTPYDEDAPFIHPDGKTLYFSSKGHEGMGGFDIFTSIYPVSDNLMDVQGILSEDTLDWSDPLNIGYPINTAGDDIYFVWSADGKRGYFSSVREDSYGDKDIYMVYRPEAKVALIVFKGRVLDADAQNPIGANIIVMNNTDQELFGIYNSNSYTGRFTIILQPNTSYGINIEAHSPGYLFYSENIDIPQLDEYLEVDLDILLEPIEVGKKIILRNIFFDYNKSEIRSESEAELNRLLKLLTENPALKVQLSGHTDNIGSHEYNMELSQARADSVVEHLIKAGIEKERLEAVGYGETKPIAPNENPDGSDNPEGRQLNRRTEFEIIDILKK